A region of the Candidatus Bathyarchaeota archaeon genome:
ACATGCAGAACAGCCAACAACATCAAAGACGCTACACAACTAATAGAAAACGGATTCGATTACATCACACAAATAGACGGATTAAAACTATTCCGCAAAAGAAAGTAAAATATAACCCCCCTCTTTTTTCTATCAAATCGCTTCAAGCCATCATTCGCACTCGCTATGCTCGTGCTCATATCAACAAAAAGGCAAGCAACCTACCCAATAACATAAACCCTAGAATACAAAACATGGACAGGACCAAAACATGCATGCATGAAATAGTCATGAAGTGTGTGGGACTGAATTTTAATAAATATGTGCGCACTAGCTCCTTTGTCAGTTTATGCACCTTTTTTAAGCCATGAAGATTTTTTGGGTTTCGACTCTTTGCGGAAATATTCTCTGGGTTTATCGTCTTTTTTCTTTGTTGTTTTATTACACCAAGGGCAGTCCCTCGGCAGTTCCGCGCCCAAGTCCCATTGCCACTGGGTGAGGCTGACGTTCCGCCTACAGGTCGGGCATTGTTTAATCGCCAGCTTCTATTATCTCCTTTAGGTTTTGAATTATGAGCCTAGCTAAGCTAGCTCGTTAAACCTATTAGGCTATTAGGTATTTTATTAATCGCGCGAATGGGCATAACAACACTCTCTTTTTTCTGTATCAGCAAGTAATTCAAACCATTGCTCAAGTCGCTCCGCTCCATTCGCGCGCGCCTAGCGCTCATCGTCACTACGTTCCGTTTGCAACAACAAACACATCTCGATACGAAACATACGTCTTAGAAATGCGCGCGTAGAACTCAGGTTCTTCATGAAACAAAACATCTAATATCAGTGCTTGAAACAGAGGTCTTGATATAAAATGGATTACTTTGTTTGTTGGCAGTTTACTAAGAGAAATTCTCTCCCTTATACATCTCAAGAAGAAATTATTGTTTCTAATTTGATTCCTTTGGTCAGAAGTAAGACTTTCCAAGCGAAAGTAACTAGTTTCTATATAACAAGAATCTTTCTTACAACAGTTAGATTACAGATATTTACAACAGATGAACACTTGGAAGACATTCAAAGAATTATTGAATCTTCTACATCTTCACTTTTGTTATATGAAAAGAACGGTCCGAATTCAAACCCCAAAGTAGTGAGTGGGTATGGACCCCCTGAATATGAAGTAGATTTTCGGGAATATCTAGAAGACATCACAAAAATAGGTCTCGAACTACTATTAGGAGATTTGAATCTTGCCAAGCGGTTTGCAGTGAGTGCTCGTTTTGAAAGTCAGCCTCGTGGAACTTTACACCCACAAGAAATACTTGGAGAACACTTTCATGATTCTAGCGAGTATTATCGTTCACTAGAAAGAGACACCAATAGACTTATCGAATTTTGGGATAGGTTCCGTCTTCATTATGTAAATCGTACGCCTTGGGACCATTTCTATTACAATATAGTATTAGGAGCAGATGCTCCTCCTGGTGTTTCTCGTGAGCAATTTGTCGAAGCTATCGGACTCTCTTGAATGAAGGCAGCGCGCGCAACAAACTTAGGGGGAAACCTTCTGTTTCCCCCTACTTGCATCTCTCCAAGATACCCCCTTCTGAGACCATGCATGCATTCTTGTAGTAGGTGAACAGTGACCAAACTCATATTATTGGTTATTTGCTCGCTTTACATACGTCGTCCTTCGCTGAGGAAAGAAGTTGAGGCTTAGAACCAAGCCTTTATGAATAGCTCCTACTGATATCGGATGTCCTTATAAAGAGGTGCTCAAGTGCCAGAGGTTAAAGCTTCAATCAACATTGAAAACGTTGTTGCATCCGCATCATTGGATCAAAGAATTGACTTGAACGATGTCGTGAAAAGTTTTCCTGGAGTTGAATATCGTCCAGAACAGTTCCCAGGACTCGTTTTTCGTTTGAAAAAGCCGAAAACAGCCACTCTGATATTTAATTCAGGGAAAATGGTTTGCACAGGAGCCAAGTCGGAAAAAATGGCGAGAAGGGCAGTAATGAAAGTCGTCAAAGAACTGAAGGAAGGCGGAATACTAATCATTGGCAAGCCGAAGATAAAGATACAGAACATCGTCGCTTCAGCAGGCCTAAGAGGAAATATTGAACTTGAAAAGGCAACTTATTCACTGGGGAAAACCATGTACGAGCCTGAACAATTCCCTGGTCTAATCTACCGAATGGCCGAACCGAAAGTCGTGATACTTCTATTCGCAAGCGGAAAACTGGTATGTACAGGAGCTAAGCACGAAGAAGATGTTTATCAAGCAGTCAACATACTCCATCAGAGACTTGAAGATAAAGAGCTGATATACTACTAGACGTAGTTGAATTCTCTCCATGCATGCATTAGACTTCATACTCCTTATTTAGAGCATCATTTATCTAACATTCAGAAAGAGGTAAACACACCACCTATTTTCCAGATAGAAAGAGGTAAACAACATGAAACAAACAAACCCTCTAGAAAATACTAAGCCCGTAAGACGGGTTACGTCCAGCACACCAGCCCTTTTAGACTGTATACCGTCTTGCATGCATGCAGCTAGCTTCGGATTCAAATAACTATGAAAAAGGTTATATGCAAGTTCAATCCATTGGAATCTGTATATCATATATTGAAAAGCCAATTTTAAGTTAGGTCTTCGGGGGATATCTCCACTGTTTAGGGGTTTGGAAAAGCCCCTCAAACTCGGTTAGATTTGTACTTTCTTATGGAAAAAGCGGTTGGGTAGGGGTAATCAATTGATTAATAAGTCTTGATGTAGAAAAGTAGTCTCATGTATTTACAAAAAATTTACGAATACATTGACGACCATTCCCAAAAATTCATCGGCGATCTCGTCCGACTTGTAAAACAGCCAAG
Encoded here:
- a CDS encoding TATA-box-binding protein; the protein is MPEVKASINIENVVASASLDQRIDLNDVVKSFPGVEYRPEQFPGLVFRLKKPKTATLIFNSGKMVCTGAKSEKMARRAVMKVVKELKEGGILIIGKPKIKIQNIVASAGLRGNIELEKATYSLGKTMYEPEQFPGLIYRMAEPKVVILLFASGKLVCTGAKHEEDVYQAVNILHQRLEDKELIYY